Proteins encoded together in one Coffea arabica cultivar ET-39 chromosome 2c, Coffea Arabica ET-39 HiFi, whole genome shotgun sequence window:
- the LOC113723938 gene encoding uncharacterized protein, which translates to MMGMAKTGNFLFLLAVLLCFPVVPLANIKRNISTDLSALLALRSNVLDPTHELLTKNWTTRMSVCNWLGVKCSSRHHRVVALNMSYIGLQGSIPPEIGNLSFLNSFDFRYNSFTGRLPQEMARLRRLRYINLSFNKFSGEVPSWFGFLPNLQYLFIANNSFTGSLPLSLSNASKLEVLNVQFNQLQGNIPHEIGNLGKLKILNLPGNQLTGSIPPAVFNISSLQRLSLTGNSLSGILPVNMCFNLPKIQAIFLSTNQFSGQIQSRFKNCSELQVLALSINKFSGAIPGEIGNLTMLSIISLGDNSFQGEIPREIGNLLNLEILEVGYSSLTGPVPDEIGNLQQLETLIFTSNALSGSIPASIFNISSLVVISFTSNNLAGSLPPGLDQKLPNLQMLYLGNNKLTGVILDSISNATVLDTLELGNNQFTGSIPTSLGNLRFLETLGLDRNYFTSNSPAELSFLSSLTNCRGLKTLSMSLNPLKGTLPSTIGNFSSLLTFFYASICEIEGNIPPEIGNLSGLSVLSVGDNYLTGPLQMTLNGLLNLQALDLQGNQILGTIADTFCNFRKLGILYLSRNQFSGMVPECFGNITSLRQLYLDSNGFNSSIPASLGILKDLLELDIHSNSLSGFIPTEIGDLRAALYMDLSGNRFSGNIPTTLGNLETLINLTLAHNELQGPIPATFGKLVSLELLDLSHNNLSGEIPKSLESLSRLLHLNVSFNKLRGEIPSTGSFVNFTNESFMSNEALCGGPPHLHFPTCPSPRGSRMKSLRLAAYVLLPCAFLAFALISIAILFMKKRRRNQSTAQADSPPAITPKWISYYELQHVTNGFSESNLLAVGSYGSVYKGMLRNGKLSAIKVFNLHLEGAFKSFDTECEVLRNLRHRNLVKVISSCSNPDFKALVLEYMPNGSLEKWLHSDNYFLDFVQRLDIMVDVAAALDYLHHGYPSPVVHCDLKPSNVLLDEEITGHVSDFGIAKLFHGDESTRQTKTLATIGYIAPEYGSEGIVSTRCDVYSFGILLMETFSRKKPTDELFSEDWTLKDWVAELLQNSASEFIDQSLLTIHDQNPATLVKCTLKIMNLALACTVESAEERIDIKDALKELKRIKVDYDSK; encoded by the exons ATGATGGGCATGGCAAAAACAGGCAACTTCCTGTTTCTTCTTGCTGTCCTGCTATGCTTTCCTGTGGTTCCCTTAGCCAACATCAAGCGCAACATTTCCACGGATCTATCTGCGCTGCTTGCCTTAAGATCCAATGTCTTGGATCCTACACATGAATTATTGACAAAGAATTGGACCACGAGAATGTCAGTCTGCAACTGGCTTGGTGTCAAATGCTCTTCTCGCCACCATCGAGTAGTCGCTTTGAATATGTCTTACATAGGCCTTCAAGGTAGCATTCCTCCGGAAATAGgaaatctttcttttctcaattcatttgatttcCGATACAACAGCTTCACAGGTCGTTTGCCTCAGGAGATGGCCCGTCTGCGAAGACTCAGATACATTAATCTCAGCTTTAACAAATTTAGTGGAGAGGTCCCTTCATGGTTCGGCTTTCTGCCTAATCTTCAATACTTGTTCATTGCAAATAACAGTTTTACGGGTAGCCTTCCCCTTTCCCTGTCTAATGCATCAAAGTTGGAGGTCTTAAATGTGCAGTTCAATCAACTGCAAGGTAATATACCCCACGAAATTGGTAATCTTGGCAAGCTGAAGATCTTGAATCTGCCAGGTAACCAGCTTACAGGGTCTATACCACCAGCCGTTTTCAACATTTCATCTTTGCAAAGACTGTCTCTGACAGGCAATAGTCTTAGTGGTATTCTTCCCGTAAACATGTGCTTTAACCTTCCAAAAATTCAAGCCATTTTTCTGTCGACAAACCAATTTTCAGGCCAAATTCAGTCGAGGTTCAAGAATTGCTCAGAGCTCCAAGTTCTTGCACTGAGCATCAATAAATTCAGTGGAGCAATACCAGGAGAAATTGGAAACTTAACCATGTTAAGCATAATCTCATTGGGAGATAATTCCTTCCAAG GTGAAATTCCGCGAGAGATAGGCAATCTCCTCAATTTGGAGATATTAGAGGTCGGATATTCTTCACTCACTG GTCCAGTCCCGGACGAAATTGGCAATCTTCAGCAACTAGAGACCTTGATATTCACTTCAAATGCCTTGAGCGGTTCAATTCCCGCATCCATATTTAACATCTCATCTCTAGTGGTAATTTCATTCACCTCAAATAACCTCGCAGGGAGCCTTCCTCCTGGTCTAGACCAGAAGCTACCAAATCTACAAATGTTGTATCTTGGAAATAATAAACTTACCGGTGTTATTCTTGATTCCATCTCAAATGCTACGGTACTTGACACATTGGAACTTGGCAACAACCAATTCACTGGTTCCATTCCAACCTCGTTAGGCAACTTGAGGTTCCTTGAGACCCTTGGTCTTGATAGAAACTATTTCACCTCCAATTCGCCGGCAGAGTTGAGCTTTCTTTCATCTTTGACGAATTGTAGAGGTTTAAAAACTTTGTCCATGTCGTTGAATCCTCTGAAAGGAACTCTTCCCTCTACAATAGGGAATTTTTCCAGTTTGCTCACATTCTTTTATGCAAGTATTTGTGAAATTGAAGGCAACATTCCACCTGAAATTGGTAATCTAAGTGGCCTATCAGTCCTCAGTGTTGGCGACAATTACTTGACTGGACCACTACAAATGACGTTAAATGGACTGTTGAACCTGCAAGCTTTGGACCTACAAGGTAACCAAATTCTAGGGACTATTGCTGACACATTTTGCAATTTCAGGAAACTGGGCATATTGTATTTGAGTCGAAATCAGTTCTCTGGTATGGTGCCAGAATGTTTTGGAAATATTACATCACTGAGACAACTGTACTTAGATTCCAATGGGttcaattcaagtatacctGCAAGTCTCGGAATCCTGAAGGATTTGTTGGAGCTAGACATTCATTCAAATTCTTTGAGTGGTTTCATACCGACAGAAATTGGAGATTTGCGGGCTGCATTGTACATGGACTTGTCAGGCAATAGATTTTCAGGCAATATTCCCACAACACTTGGTAACCTTGAGACCTTGATCAACCTCACCCTGGCACATAATGAATTACAAGGGCCAATTCCTGCAACATTTGGCAAATTGGTAAGCCTGGAATTGTTGGATCTATCTCATAACAACCTCTCTGGAGAGATTCCAAAATCATTAGAATCACTTTCACGGTTGCTACACTTAAATGTGTCCTTCAATAAGCTACGAGGAGAGATTCCCTCAACTGGTTCTTTCGTGAACTTCACAAATGAATCATTCATGTCAAATGAGGCACTCTGTGGTGGTCCTCCTCATTTGCACTTCCCTACTTGCCCTTCTCCTCGGGGATCAAGGATGAAAAGCTTGCGCTTAGCCGCTTATGTCTTGCTACCGTGTGCATTCTTAGCTTTTGCTTTAATTAGCATTGCAATACTGTTcatgaaaaagagaagaagaaaccaAAGTACTGCTCAAGCAGATTCACCTCCAGCAATAACACCTAAATGGATTTCTTACTATGAGCTTCAACATGTAACCAATGGCTTTAGCGAGAGCAATTTACTTGCAGTGGGAAGTTATGGTTCAGTTTACAAAGGGATGCTCAGGAATGGAAAATTGTCAGCCATAAAAGTTTTCAACTTGCATTTAGAAGGAgcattcaaaagttttgacACTGAGTGTGAAGTTCTGCGTAATCTTCGCCACAGGAATCTGGTTAAAGTCATCAGTAGTTGTTCTAACCCAGATTTTAAGGCTCTAGTCTTAGAATATATGCCTAATGGAAGTCTTGAGAAATGGTTGCACTCTGACAACTATTTCTTGGATTTTGTCCAAAGATTAGACATAATGGTGGATGTAGCAGCTGCATTGGATTACCTTCATCATGGCTACCCGTCACCTGTAGTCCATTGCGATCTAAAGCCCAGTAATGTTCTTCTGGATGAAGAGATTACTGGTCATGTGAGTGATTTTGGCATTGCAAAGCTATTTCATGGGGATGAAAGTACGAGACAGACAAAGACACTCGCAACAATTGGTTACATAGCACCGG AGTACGGATCTGAAGGTATAGTATCCACTAGATGTGATGTCTATAGCTTCGGCATTCTCTTGATGGAAACATTTTCAAGGAAGAAGCCGACTGATGAATTGTTCTCTGAAGATTGGACATTGAAAGACTGGGTAGCTGAGTTGTTGCAAAATTCAGCATCGGAATTCATTGACCAGAGCCTCCTAACTATCCATGACCAAAATCCAGCAACATTGGTGAAATGTACATTAAAAATCATGAACTTGGCCCTTGCATGCACAGTGGAGTCAGCAGAGGAGAGGATCGACATCAAAGATGCTCTGAAAGAACTCAAAAGAATCAAAGTTGACTATGATTCAAAGTAG
- the LOC113724380 gene encoding probable LRR receptor-like serine/threonine-protein kinase At3g47570 translates to MPNGSLERWLYSQNHFLDFLQRLNIMIDVATALDSLHNGYSSTIVHCDLKPGNALLDEDMTGHVGDFDISKLLSGGDGMAQTKTLATIGYIAPEYGSEGKVSISCDVSSFGILMMGTFSRKSSTDDMFSEELKIVD, encoded by the exons ATGCCTAATGGAAGCCTTGAAAGGTGGTTGTATTCTCAGAACCACTTTTTGGATTTCCTGCAAAGACTGAACATAATGATTGATGTAGCAACCGCATTGGATTCCCTCCACAACGGCTACTCGTCAACTATAGTCCACTGTGATCTAAAGCCTGGCAATGCTCTTCTGGATGAAGACATGACCGGTCATGTGGGAGACTTTGACATTTCAAAGTTACTTAGTGGAGGTGACGGAATGGCACAAACCAAGACACTCGCAACAATTGGCTACATTGCACCAG AGTATGGATCTGAAGGTAAAGTGTCCATAAGCTGTGATGTCTCTAGCTTTGGCATTCTAATGATGGGAACATTTTCAAGAAAGAGCTCGACTGATGACATGTTCAGTGAAGAACTGAAGATTGTGGATTGA
- the LOC113726145 gene encoding uncharacterized protein produces MDIITVLFHLVLLLSLPTVSIALIKRSIQTDQSALFALKSQLFDSSNLLRKNWTANVSVCHWIGVTCSSRHHRVVSLNLSYLGLQGSIPPEIGNLSFLNSIDLSGNNFQGNLPMEERMVHFRRLKYISLAFNNFGGEVPSWFGSLPNLRVLDLSNNSFTGAIPISLFNASKLESISIMFNQLQGNVPQEIGNLVNLKIFRMAKNQLTGFIPLTLFNISSLQIVNLTNNLLSGNLPVNLCSKLSGLQGFDISYNTLSGQILSRFDNCSELEELSLNNNYLSGKLPREIGNLTMLKLLGLGQNRFTGGFPAEIGNLQNLESLAIDGCSLNGPIPKDIGNLQKLNILNLAASGLSGEIPVTMFNISALRWILLTLNDLSGSLPPSIGRMLSNLERLNVAHNEISGVIPDSISNMTKLVILELSMNHFTGSIPRSLGSLNLLETLNVASNYLTTAAYPNELSIISSWTNLKSLKLLILDYVSIKGTIPRTIANFSSSLQKFLVRNCELEGSIPPEIGNFSRMISLDLSSNFFKGQLPLTFQGLPNLQGLELQNNTISGAISPNFCNLRSLTLSDLSQNKFSGQLPECLGNMSSLGKLNLSSNGLNATIPASLWNLKDLMSLDVHSNAFGGFIPQEIGNLLATNTLVKE; encoded by the exons ATGGATATAATTACCGTCCTTTTTCATCTTGTATTGCTGCTAAGTCTTCCTACTGTTTCGATAGCCCTCATCAAACGTAGCATCCAAACAGATCAATCAGCACTGTTTGCCTTAAAATCCCAGCTGTTCGATTCTTCGAATTTACTGAGGAAAAATTGGACTGCAAATGTATCAGTGTGCCACTGGATTGGAGTGACATGCTCCTCTCGCCACCATAGAGTTGTCTCCTTGAATCTCTCTTATTTAGGCCTTCAAGGTAGCATCCCTCCAGAGATAGGAAACCTCTCTTTTCTCAATTCTATTGACCTCAGTGGCAACAATTTCCAGGGAAATTTGCCCATGGAAGAAAGAATGGTGCATTTTCGCAGACTCAAATATATTAGTCTTGCCTTCAATAATTTTGGTGGAGAGGTTCCTTCGTGGTTCGGTTCTCTGCCTAACCTTCGAGTCCTGGATTTGTCAAATAACAGCTTCACAGGTGCCATTCCGATttccctatttaatgcatcaaaGTTGGAGTCCATAAGTATCATGTTCAATCAATTGCAAGGAAATGTTCCCCAAGAAATTGGCAATCTTGTCAACTTGAAGATCTTTAGAATGGCAAAGAACCAGCTTACAGGGTTTATACCATTAACCCTTTTCAACATCTCGTCCCTGCAAATAGTCAATTTGACAAATAACTTGCTATCTGGCAACCTGCCGGTGAACCTGTGCTCTAAGCTTTCAGGACTTCAAGGCTTTGACATATCCTATAACACATTATCAGGCCAAATTCTGTCGCGGTTCGACAACTGCTCAGAACTTGAGGAACTGTCATTGAACAACAATTATTTAAGCGGAAAACTGCCAAGAGAGATTGGAAACTTAACCATGCTAAAGCTTTTGGGTTTGGGTCAGAACAGATTCACAg GCGGATTCCCAGCGGAGATTGGTAATCTCCAGAATTTGGAGTCTTTAGCTATTGATGGATGTTCCCTTAACG GTCCAATACCGAAAGATATTGGCAATCTTCAGAAATTGAATATATTAAACTTAGCTGCTAGTGGCTTGAGTGGTGAAATTCCAGTAACCATGTTCAACATCTCTGCCCTGAGATGGATTTTATTGACCCTGAACGACCTTTCAGGAAGTCTTCCACCTAGCATAGGCCGCATGCTATCTAATCTAGAAAGATTGAATGTGGCGCATAATGAAATATCTGGGGTGATTCCTGATTCCATCTCAAATATGACTAAGCTAGTTATTTTGGAGCTCAGCATGAACCATTTCACTGGTTCAATTCCCAGATCACTTGGCAGTTTGAATCTCCTTGAAACTCTTAATGTTGCAAGCAATTATTTAACTACCGCAGCTTATCCCAACGAGTTAAGCATTATTTCATCTTGGACGAATCTTAAAAGTTTGAAACTTTTGATATTGGATTATGTTTCCATTAAAGGTACTATTCCACGTACCATAGCCAATTTTTCCAGTTCTCTTCAAAAATTCCTTGTTCGTAATTGTGAATTAGAAGGCAGCATTCCACCTGAGATTGGAAATTTTAGTAGGATGATAAGCCTGGATCTTAGCAGCAATTTCTTCAAGGGCCAACTTCCGTTGACATTCCAAGGGTTACCGAATCTCCAAGGATTAGAACTTCAAAATAATACGATTTCAGGGGCCATCTCACCTAATTTTTGCAATCTCAGGAGTTTAACTCTATCAGACCTGAGTCAAAATAAATTCTCAGGTCAACTTccagaatgcttgggaaataTGTCTTCTCTGGGAAAGCTTAATCTGTCCTCCAACGGATTAAATGCCACCATACCTGCCAGCCTCTGGAACCTAAAGGATCTGATGTCTTTAGATGTCCACTCAAATGCTTTTGGTGGTTTCATACCTCAAGAAATTGGAAATTTGTTGGCCACAAATACACTTGTCAAGGAATAA
- the LOC113723939 gene encoding probable LRR receptor-like serine/threonine-protein kinase At3g47570, which yields MVNLESLDLSQNNLTGEIPTSLISLSHLKYFNVSFNHLHGKIPENGSFLNFTIESFMSNEGFCGGPAHLRLLPCPNNSPQASRRKRFPRFAYILLPTALTVFAVIIFELVLIMAQRRSRNHAQTNPLPPTAHERISYYDLVHATNDFGESNMIAKGSYGSVYKGVLRDGSILAIKVFNLQVEGAFKSFDSECEVLRNIRHRNLVKVIGSCSNLDFRALVLEYLPNGSLERWLYSHNYFLDFRQRLNIVIDVATALDYLHHGYSSPIVHCDLKPSNVLLDQDMTGHVGDFGIAKLLSGGESKAMTNTLATIGYIAPEYGSEGKVSRKCDVYSFGILLMETFSRKKPTDEMFTEDCGLKDWVRHLLQNPELDLVDHNLITPPDENSTTIVQCIFKIMEMAVTCTVKSPEERIDIKDALNELKNIKVQFLSKLSHQKAKLKTKLPSSNVDSGMELADRLRLIRCLEEGKLQCVTISYLCSMVSFPVIAFPRLNYSSSCVM from the exons ATGGTGAACTTGGAATCATTAGATCTATCTCAAAACAATCTCACTGGAGAGATTCCTACATCGTTAATATCACTTTCACATTTGAAGTATTTTAATGTGTCATTCAACCACCTGCACGGAAAAATCCCAGAAAATGGTTCTTTCCTCAATTTCACAATTGAATCATTCATGTCCAATGAAGGATTTTGCGGTGGTCCTGCTCACTTGAGACTCCTTCCTTGCCCAAACAATTCTCCTCAAGCATCGAGGAGGAAAAGGTTCCCCAGATTTGCATACATCTTGTTACCAACAGCATTGACAGTTTTTGCAGTAATTATCTTCGAGTTAGTGCTCATCATGGCACAGCGTAGAAGCAGAAATCATGCTCAAACAAATCCACTCCCTCCAACCGCACATGAAAGGATTTCATACTACGACCTCGTACATGCAACTAATGATTTTGGTGAAAGCAACATGATTGCAAAAGGGAGCTATGGTTCCGTTTACAAGGGAGTCCTTAGGGATGGGAGTATTCTGGCAATAAAAGTTTTCAATTTGCAAGTTGAAGGAGCATTCAAAAGCTTCGATTCAGAATGTGAAGTCCTGCGTAATATTCGCCATCGAAATCTGGTAAAAGTCATCGGCAGTTGCTCTAACCTTGATTTTAGAGCTTTAGTCTTGGAGTACTTGCCTAACGGAAGCCTTGAAAGGTGGTTGTATTCTCACAACTATTTCTTGGATTTCCGGCAAAGGCTGAACATAGTAATAGATGTAGCAACTGCACTGGATTATCTCCACCATGGCTATTCATCACCTATTGTCCACTGTGATCTGAAGCCCAGCAATGTTCTTCTGGATCAAGACATGACCGGTCACGTGGGTGACTTTGGCATTGCAAAGTTACTTAGTGGAGGTGAAAGTAAAGCAATGACAAATACACTTGCAACAATTGGCTACATAGCACCAG AGTATGGATCTGAAGGTAAAGTGTCGAGAAAGTGTGATGTCTATAGCTTTGGCATTCTGTTGATGGAAACATTTTCAAGAAAGAAGCCGACTGATGAAATGTTCACAGAAGATTGTGGATTGAAGGACTGGGTGAGGCATTTGCTGCAAAATCCAGAACTGGATCTAGTTGACCACAACTTGATAACTCCCCCGGATGAAAATTCAACAACAATCGTCCAATGTATCTTCAAAATCATGGAAATGGCGGTCACATGCACAGTGAAATCACCAGAGGAGAGGATTGACATAAAAGATGCACTAAATGAACTAAAAAATATCAAAGTTCAATTTCTCTCCAA GTTAAGCCATCAGAAAGCCAAATTAAAAACGAAGCTACCTTCATCGAATGTGGATTCAGGAATGGAACTTGCTGACAGGCTGCGTCTTATAAGGTGCCTAGAAGAAGGTAAATTGCAGTGTGTGACCATCTCATATCTGTGTTCGATGGTTTCTTTCCCGGTTATTGCTTTCCCCCGTCTCAACTATTCTAGTAGCTGTGTAATGTGA